A genome region from Euphorbia lathyris chromosome 4, ddEupLath1.1, whole genome shotgun sequence includes the following:
- the LOC136226318 gene encoding caffeoyl-CoA O-methyltransferase 5 translates to MADTTTASGAATTTTDGEQKSRHQEVGHKSLLQSDALYQYILETSVYPTEPEAMKELRELTAKHPWNIMTTSADEGQFLNMIIKLINAKKTMEIGVYTGYSLLATALALPEDGTILAMDINRENYELGLPIIEKAGVAHKIEFKEGPALPVLDDMVADEKNHGTYDFIFVDADKDNYLNYHQRLIDLVKIGGVIGYDNTLWNGSVVAPPDAPLRKYVRYYRDFVWELNKALPADPRIEICMLPVGDGITLCRRIK, encoded by the exons ATGGCTGACACCACCACCGCCTCCGGCGCCGCCACCACCACCACTGACGGTGAACAGAAAAGCAGACATCAAGAAGTTGGTCACAAGAGTCTTTTGCAGAGTGATGCTCTTTACCAG TACATCCTAGAGACCAGTGTGTACCCAACAGAGCCAGAAGCCATGAAAGAGCTAAGAGAGCTTACTGCTAAACATCCATG GAACATAATGACAACCTCAGCAGATGAAGGACAGTTCTTAAACATGATAATAAAACTGATAAATGCTAAGAAAACAATGGAGATTGGTGTTTACACTGGTTATTCTCTATTAGCTACTGCTCTTGCTCTTCCTGAAGATGGAACG ATTTTGGCTATGGATATTAACAGAGAAAATTATGAGTTGGGTTTGCCTATTATTGAGAAAGCTGGTGTTGCTCATAAGATTGAGTTTAAAGAAGGCCCTGCTTTGCCTGTTCTTGATGATATGGTTGCTGAT GAGAAGAACCATGGAACCTACGACTTCATCTTTGTGGACGCTGATAAAGACAACTACCTGAACTATCACCAGAGGTTGATTGATTTAGTGAAAATTGGAGGAGTGATCGGCTACGACAACACCCTATGGAATGGATCTGTGGTCGCACCACCTGATGCTCCTCTAAGGAAATATGTGAGGTATTATAGAGATTTCGTATGGGAACTAAACAAGGCGCTTCCTGCTGACCCTAGGATCGAGATCTGTATGCTTCCTGTTGGTGATGGAATCACTCTCTGCCGTCGGATCAAGTGA